In Carassius gibelio isolate Cgi1373 ecotype wild population from Czech Republic chromosome B19, carGib1.2-hapl.c, whole genome shotgun sequence, one DNA window encodes the following:
- the LOC127978687 gene encoding glutathione S-transferase A isoform X3, which yields MAQSMMLYWGSGSPPCWRVIITLEEKMLQGYKHKLLSFDKNEHKCEEVKALNPRAQLPTFKHGDIAVNESFAACLYLESAFKSQGTRLIPDDPVEQALVYQRMFETNNLQHKLYYVAFYDYYVPEGERHESALKRNKESLIDELKLWDGYLEKMGKGSYLAGKNFTMADVVCFPIIALFPRLHCPRERCPRLMEYYEMVKDRPSIKANWPPHWLENPEGQEKLKNL from the exons ATGGCGCAGAGTATGATGCTGTACTGGGGCTCTGGTTCTCCGCCGTGCTGGAGAGTCATTATAACGCTGGAGGAGAAGATGCTGCAGGGATACAAACACAAACTTCTGTCCTTTGACAAGAACGAACACAAGTGTGAAGAAGTGAAAGCTCTCAATCCCAGAGCTCAG CTTCCAACCTTCAAGCATGGAGATATCGCCGTGAACGAGTCGTTTGCCGCGTGTCTGTATCTGGAG AGCGCGTTTAAGTCTCAAGGCACCCGTCTGATCCCAGACGACCCGGTTGAACAAGCGCTCGTCTACCAGCGAATGTTTGAGACCAACAACCTGCAGCATAAATTGT attatgtGGCTTTCTATGACTATTATGTTCCTGAAGGAGAGAGACATGAATCAGCTCTGAAGAGGAATAAAGAGAGTTTAATCGATGAGCTCAAACTTTGGGATGGATACTTGGAGAAG ATGGGTAAAGGCTCGTACCTCGCTGGTAAGAACTTCACCATGGCCGATGTGGTGTGTTTCCCCATCATCGCGCTTTTTCCACGACTTCA CTGTCCTCGAGAGCGTTGTCCCAGACTGATGGAGTACTACGAGATGGTGAAGGACCGTCCCAGTATTAAAGCCAACTGGCCTCCTCACTGGCTGGAGAATCCTGAGGGTCAAGAGAAGCTCAAGAACCTGTGA